A region of the Centropristis striata isolate RG_2023a ecotype Rhode Island chromosome 20, C.striata_1.0, whole genome shotgun sequence genome:
CAGTTTGCGCAGGTGTTAGCAGGgatatttatattttggatACATATACACTGGCTTAGTgaatgtgcttttttaaaaatccatattGGGataatgctgctgctggtggctcatttttttctgtcacttactttttccatttatttttttttaaatttgcagtGTTTCCTCCATTCTATGGTTCAGAGCACCATGTATCTAACCCCTGCACcttttatgatttgttttttgtttttaattataaacCTCTCTGAATATCTGCAAAGAAAATGTCTCATCCGGAtgttctccctctcctctttttttctgtctttgtgcagtCGATGCTGATGAGATTAAGAGGCTAGGGAAGAGGTTTAAGAAACTCGACCTAGATAACTCCGGCTCACTCAGCGTGGAGGAGTTCATGTCGCTGCCAGAGCTGCAACAGAACCCGCTGGTGCAGAGGGTTATCGACATATTCGACACAGATGGAAACGGAGAGGTGGACTTTAAAGGTGAGCGAGACACTCTCAGCTGCTGTGGGGAACTACCTGTACGTAACTTTACAGCTTTAGCCTGTGAGACACACTGCTGAAATGGTTTTGGTACCAGCTGATTTATCATATTTCAGAAAGGCTTTCTTAAAATTGCTTCACTTTAAAAGGTGCTGTAAATGACATTCTGAACAACTGTTTTCTACATAAAGTAATGAGTAGAGTAATGGTCTCCTGACCAAAGCGAAATCaagtttcctctgtgtgtgtgtgtgtgtgtgtgtgtgtgtgtgtgtgtgtgtgtgtgtgtgtgtgtgtgtgtgtgtgtgtgtgtgttgtgtgtgtttgtgtgtgtgtgtgtgtgtgtgtgtttgtgtgtgtgtgtgtgtgtgtgtgtgtgtgtgtgtgtgtgtgtgtgtgtgtgtgtgtgtgtttgtgtgtgtttgtgtgtgtgtgtgtgtgtgtgtgtgtgtgtgtgtgtttgtgtttgtgtttgtgtttgtgtttgtgtttgtgtgtgtgtgtgtgtgtgtgtgtgtgtgtgtgtgtgtgtaatccaAGTTTCTATTTGTTGTTGTAAGTTGTCCGGCCGTGAGGGCACGTTAGTGCATGTGAGTCGCACAGGACTATTTAATGAGTGACGCCAAGCACTCCTGACCAACCATCACTATGTGGCCAGTTGGGGATGAGAACAAGAGCCACGAGGACTCCATCTATGAATGTTGTTTACAGCACCTTTAAATTCAGTGCCTTCACAGTTTATATGCTCCTGTGACCTCAGCAGAGCCAGCTCACCCAGAGGAAGTCCGCAAAATAAGGCCTCAGTAATtgcattcattatttattatatattcttcaatttgttgttcatttgaatgtgcatttgtttggacaaatattataacaacaaaaatagctcataagagacattttccatgattttcttgataaccgAAATCATtagcaagaaaaccatggaaaatggctatatatatatatatatatatatatatatacatatacatatacacacccCTGACAAGAATTACGATACAAGAATTAGTCTAAATGGGATGTGGCATAGAGTCAAATTATACTTCTTTGCACTCTTCTTGTAGATTAAGTAGATTAAAGTCTAAAAATGTGAGCATGTTCACTTTGGAGATTCGACATGATCaacttattgtgttttttttccagatctgTGATAAAATTGTACTGTTTTCCATCCTTACTGCAATGCATTGTTATCTAGGAACTTTGCTCTCAGCACTGTCTCTTGCCCATTCGTTACAAAAGGAGTGCTTTCCAACATGAAAACAGGGAATTTATACAACTATTACCAGAGATCTTGAAGAAATCTtgaaagtcattaaaaaaaactgtaattaaatgGTGTCAAGAATTAAATACAAACTGTAATTCTTTGGGAAAATAGTTGTAATGCTCTTATATATTCTTACATAGTTGTAAATGGACTTTGAGTTTATGTTTTGTGCTGTTTGTCGATTTTAATGATATTCCTCAGCTGTCAGTGGTGTTGTACAGCCAACATAGATACATTTAGCAAACACCAGATTCACATGCTGCCATGATGTAAACATCAGCAATACTGAAGTCTTGAAGCCTGATGAGCTGATTGTTGTTCTCCTCTCCCAGAGTTCATCGAGGGAGTCTCACAGTTCAGCGTCAAGGGGGACAAAGAACAGAAGCTTCGATGTGAGTAAAGCCACTTCTTCATTAAAACAATATGTGTTGCACTGCTGGCTCAAGGTCTCCTATCCCCAAATATATCTGCTTGGTTTGTTGCTGTGGGAGTTAAACCAGCCGGGGCTTTGTCTCCTGCGTCTTCTCTGTGCTGTTTGTCTCACCTTGCCCCACTGCTACAACAAAGAGCTCCCCTGGgggaaatgtaaatgttgaGCAGTGCGCAAAAATAACTTTTCTGCTCATTTGTTCAAGGCTAGAGAAGTAAAACAAAAGCCCCTATccatttatcatattttagttaTGTTTCTACCAGTTTTCAGTGCTGTTTTGTGTCCAGAATCGGCTTTAAAGTTTGTCAAACACTCTGGAAACAAAGAGGCTGGTAGAAAGTTGAGATGTAACTGGAGGTCAGAAATGAGCATATCTGATAAGggcttattgtttttgtttgcttaaGAGTTTACCGCGGGGGACAAAGTTTAAGTAATGTTTCATGAAACAAAGTGTTTCTGCTCGTTGGCCCTCAGAGATGAATTTATCAGAGATAACATTTGTTGTGTTACTGATCCACTGTCTGCCCCTTCATGCTTCTGTTCCTGCGCTCACAGTCGCTTTCAGGATCTACGACATGGACAAGGACGGCTACATCTCCAACGGCGAGCTCTTCCAGGTGCTGAAGATGATGGTCGGCAACAACCTGAAGGACACGCAGCTTCAACAGATCGTGGACAAAACCATTATCAATGCAGACAAGGACGGAGATGGCAGGATATCCTTCGAAGAGTTCTGTGCAGTAAGTCCGAGCCCTGCTGGGATTTTTGGGGGGGCGGGGACATTTCTGTTCATGCAGCGTGTTATGGGCAAAAAACTGTaacaacaaaactgttttttgctTAGATTGGACAGCACTGGATTCTCTGCAAAAATATACAGTGAAATGATCTCTTAACAGTCATATCGACATCTTACAAGCAATAGTATGCCTTTCACTAGTTTTAATGTCTAtattaagattttaaaaaaaagataatcctTTATTAGTCCATCAACGGAGAAATTTCCAGTGTTACAggagcaaaaatagaaagaagcctCAACAAAATAACACTAAATAGACATCAGCAATATTTAATATCAGTAATATAAACATATTAACACTATAACCAATAAGTAATATAAAATAAGGAACAATATATGCAATATAGACAGACTCAACAGTTGAAAGTTGCACTTTTACACAGAgaagaatatttatattgcacaatgATAAAGTGACCCTATTAAAGGATTAAAGGTATTGATTTTGCACAGCTTGTGTACATTAAAGTGCAGTTATAGTTGAGTATAGCAGTGCTGGTTGTACAGTAGATATTAATTTTTAACTCCACACTTCTGGTTTCCATTTCCTTTTCCATTTAGCGTTTTTGTGGACAGAATCCATTCATTTGTTACCACAAGGCTTTTATTCATTCTATTATTAATGGGAAATGATCAAAGGCACCCTCAATATAGAAAGATACAGCTAGCAGTAGCAGCAATGTCAAAGCTTTGTAAAAAACGAATTCTGTTAAAGACAGTTTATTGATCTACAGCTGACAAAGGAGGCAGTAAAAGGATGCTGTGTCAAAAGCACGTCCagtgtattttcttttaattaatagCTGATGGAGTCACAGTAGTTTGATGTAGTTCAaagtaatatataattatttattgaaggtcatgaaaaaagataaattagtTCATCCTTTCATATTTCGGAGATGATGGAATTAggactgtttttctctctgaatCTGTTCtttatataaaacacacaatcaaGAAAGAGAAGCCAGATTTATTGCTGTGATACTGATTTAATAACCCGCCTTACAATTTAGATAAAAAGCAGATGGCATTAATTATCTGATTTAGGATCAAAGAGACAAGCAAAGACTGTTTAAGCACAATTAGTGTTCTATGTTAAAGTATCCTCCATTGCTCTTCTCTTGTTGGAGCCCGTTGAGATTCTGCTTTGCTCCGAGACATTTTCTGAAATGGAAGGCAGCAGTTGTAAGTGACAGACTGAAGGCCCACATTCAACGGCTGCATCTCCGGAGCCTTGAACTCAAAAGGCTCTCATCCTTGTGGGAGTGTATTTTCAGGATGGCGCTGGAGAATATTAGATCCCGTCTGTAACAAAACACTTGGCGGTTCAGGGAAGAGACAGTGTGAAATGGTTTCAGTCCGGTTTGTAGTAGCACTTTTCTGAACACTGTGAAGTGAAAGAAACTGTAACAAAGAGGGTCTAAAAATAGGACGGTGGGTATATATAAATTTCGTCAGGAGGTTGGTCGTAGTAAAAGGAAAGTGTTTTCACCTTCAGTGCTGCGAGATTTCAGTGGTATAACAACACATGTCGGGTGTTAAAATGCAAGTATGGTGATGAAATTGTGTCAGTTAAAAGggcatgacattgatttttacacacaaagttcagtttgtttgttatttgacGTGAAGAAAAGAGATGAGCATTACTCAGCTTGTGAAAACAGTCGTATAGGCTTTACAAAGTTTGAAAGAAAATatccctgatgatgtcatcacggTCATTCTGCATTGGATGGGGAGATTTTATCATTAAAGATGCAATTGagatgcattatgggaaatgtaggatccagtTTTTGCAGCTTGAACCCAAAAAGCGACTTCTCTTCCTCTGCTGCTTCAGTTTGACCTGTTCTTATTATGTTTTACAATTCCTCAGCTCTATGAAAGGGTCATACTAAATCGCAGGACTTCCCTTTTTAATACACAATTGTTAAATGTAATTGCAATATGGTTAATTGGTTTATTGTCTAAGTCACTTTTCCTCAAACAACTTCACAATAGACACTGCTTCCTTTGGTCCTCAGCAAAACACCTTGACGTACAGTAGTTGTGTTCATTCCGAAAGTTACATCACTGATACTTGAAATGCTCGAGTTTGCTACTACACCGCGTTCCAAATTATTacgcaaattgtatttaagtgtcataaagattacatgttttgtttttcaattaaactcatggatggtattgtgtctcagggctcTTTGGATCACTGAAATCAATCTCAGACACCTGTGATAATTAGTTTGCGAGGTGAGCccaattaaggaaaaactactcaagaagggcgttccacattattaagcaGATGACCATTTCCAAGCAATATGGGAAAGAAAAAGGATCTCTCTGCTGCCGAAAAGCGTGAAATAGTTCAATGCCTTGGACAAGGTATGAAAACCTTAGAGATTTCACAAAAACTTAATCGTGATCATCCTACTGTTAAGAGATTTGTGGCTGATTCAGAGCACACACGGGTTTGTGcagataaaggcacaatgaggaaggtttctgccagacaaaaacatcggattaagagaacagctgctaaaatgccattacaaagtagcaaaaagatatttgaagctgctggtgccTCTGGAGTCCCACGAACATCAAGGTGTAGCATCCTCCAGAGGCAGTTATGCGTTATTCTATCAGTTATTCTATTCGGCCACCCCTAACCAATGCTCACAAGCAGAAACGGCTGCAGTGGgcccagaaatacatgaaaacgaattgtcaaacagtcttgttcactgatgagtgccgtgcaaccctggatggtccagatggatggagtggtggatggttggtggacggccaccatgtcccaacaaggctgcgacgtcagcaaggaggtggcgaggcatgttttgggccgaatcatggggagagagctggtcggcccctttagggtccctgaaggtgtgaaaatAACCTCTGTAAAGTATGTGGAGTTTCTGACTGACCACTTTCTCCCATGGTACAAAAAGAAGAACCGTGTTTTCCGTAACAAAATCATCTTCCTGCATGACAATGTACCATCTCATGCTGCAAGGAATACCTCTGCATCATTGGCTGCTATGGGCATAAAAGGAGAGAAACTCATGGTGTGGCCCCCATCCTCCCCTGACCTCAACCCTATTGAGAACCTTTGGAGCATCCTCAAGCAAAAGATCTATGAGGGTGGGAGGCAGTTCAcatccaaacagcagctctgggaggctattctgacatcctgcaaagaaattcaagcaCAAACTCTCCAAACACTCACAAGGTCAATGGATGCAAGAATTGTGAAGCTGCTATCAAATCAGGGctcctatgttaaaatgtaacttgacctgttaagatgattttgattgaaatagcttttgatttcagtaaatatgacctccgaatgctggaaaatccaaaaatgagcagtttcagttcttaaaaacctataaaatgttataaaactctgCCATgcgtaataatgtggaacagtgcattttaagttttttatttttgaaaaaatactgttatcattgggaggtttgtccaatcacattagaattaattaaactaacggttgatgacttaaattatgctgactgtcatttgcatcgactatttaggaaaatcggagaaaaaactcagttgcataataatttggaacacagtgtaTGTAACATCTGTCTTTCTTCATTTATTCTTGAATGCACTGTATCAAGCAACGAGAGACTGAGCTGTACCCAGCATGCCTTTCAGCTGTGTCAACAGGGGTCCCCTCTCTATACACTACTAATAAATATGTTCCATAAAACTCAAGAGCTCGTACTTCACACTTTGCAGGTGTATCGCTGACGACCAGTGGAAGGGCAGTGTCAAGTTGATCTAATGAACAGTGGTGGAGGATAAAGAAGTGTATGCATACGTACAGACTCTCTCTATTTAGTTGGATTTATCCAGGGAAAATactaaacatttacttttttctgttttatatcattttaaatttaattttacatgaaaactaTATCATGGACAAATTTTAGTCAATTTTGTAGTGTGAATGttgattttaaatattatatctTAATCAATAAGGCATAATTTGTAGTGTTTGCACTGTATTTAGCATACTTTTTACACCAGAGCCTAAAAAAGTGGGATTAATACACTATTTTATGttgaagtgttgttgttttttactcagAATAGGCTTTTTTCATAGCCAACATTATGACTTCACGGTGGGACACATCACAGGTGTGATCAATAACATTAATTACAACTGTTTTCCATTTAGATTAGCAGCTGCAGGGCTCATGCTGGTTCACCATTATAAGGCTGAGGTGCAGCACAAAAGCCATTTCGGGGCAAGCTGAGtgaatgtaaaatcaatgtAGAGAGCATCAAAACTTACCAAATGATTTTTCCAGTTCAGATCTAATGGTTGTTGATCCCCTGTGGACTTATTTAGCAAGTTATCTTCTTGGATGTTATTATCTGCTCTTGCTTTTCCAAATGTTTGTACACAGATATGAAACTGATATAAAATGTTCTTACATGCACCTAAATCCTTCGGAAATAAAACACTGTTATGAGTAACACCTGTGTCAGAATGTCTGTTCTCACTAACTTTTATATTTACAAGCATTggattaataaatgtattttcttttccctctctcttgCTCCTTCTTCCAGGTGGTCGGGGGTCTCGATATACACAAAAAGATGGTTGTGGATGTGTGAGCGCGCCTCTGCTTGCTGACTTCCCCCTCCCCCCTTCCTCCTCAACACTCGCTTTCTCCACCATCTCTGAAGATCTGCTCAAGACGTCTGGCAAAGCGCTCTCTGTGTAACTCAATGGAagtattctctctctctcttctcttcttctactcTCTCTGTGAAGCCACTTTTTCTTTCAGAAACCACAGGCCTCGTGAAGCCAACTATGAAGTGTTATTGAACTGTAAATCCTCTCAATAACCCGGTCGTAGCACTTTAAGAGACTGAAAGACATCTTATTTGTCATTTGCAAAGAGCAACTCCGATTCTGGATGAGGGGGGAGAAAGTGAGGAAAGGGGGCGCAGAGAAGAGGCTGGTTGGCTTGTTCATATttcatcctttttcttttttttgttaattgttttttttatatttattttttgttcttgtcttttataaagaagaaaaaatacaagtatATCAATGGTTGTCTCGTGAGGGGAAGTGTATAGCATTTTAACACTTGACTTCCAGTACAACTAGAAAGTAGGGTATGAAGTGCCAACCAGAACATATCCAGAAACCAGTCCAAGTTATTACCTATCATCACCGCTGTCCTTCATACCGGACAGACTGGCTCACTTCCAACTGCACCACCTCAAGTCAAAACTAAATTTTAGATGTGGTCGTTTTAGCTTGCATACAGGCAGTTTGGATTAGACCAGTAAAGGTTCCAGACACAGCAAagcaactgtttttttctttattatttgtgATAAGACTGATAGTTTAATTCATACATAAGAATGTGTTTATATTGTTGGAGATTATTTCCTGTCATGAAACCATAGGTAGATTAATCAATGCCAAGAAAATGTCTTTCCAAATGTAATCTATGGCTGCAAACTGCTACATGCTTTAACCTCAATGAAGCATTTTGTGTTTACCAGTGTGCATCCATAAGACAATCTCCAAAGCAAAGAATAGCTGTGCACTCACACTGACAAATAAACTGTAGTGGAGTTGTTAGATTTTTATTAAGAACAGAGAGGCTGGATGGTAGAAAGGAGAGGGATAGTGGAGAGATTGTACACTGTTTGTGCGAGTACATCGCCGTTTAAGAGACTTATCTGCAGGcagcatttttttaacagatatGTGTATATTAGGTAATCAAAGTGCGCTCATCTGTACGAGCAAGAGGAGAAGCTTTGCCTCTGCTTTACACGACGAGCCCGGCTACCTTTCTCAGTACAGCGCAGGACGGTTTAGTTCTTAACACTTAACCACGTTGGCATGATCAGTGTGCAATGGGATAGACTGTATATTATAGGTTCTCTTTTTTGGAAAGTGTACATTTCAAAAGTTGGCTTCCTCTACcacttcttttttctgtcagtcaCCTCATTTTCTCCCCTCCCACCCACCGATACGAACAGGGAGGAACAAACAACCAAATTTTAATATCCAAGAGGAAAAATGCTTCCTACTATAACCGGCGTCGGGGAtagcttttattttgctttgGAGGCCGACTGCAGGTTTGAACAGGAGCTTTCAGTCCGAGATGTGACATCAGGAGCGCTCTGTGGTCCCTTACCCCAAAGCTCTGCACGGCTTGGGCCTCCCTGTGCTTGCATGacatggaaaatatattttttgttgtgcaTGTAGATCCATTTTTTTGAAATAATCCTCTTGTTTACACATGGATGgtgatattaatatatttaagaATTTAACGGTATACAATATGGATGTTGCCAAACTTTGGTAAATGTACACATTATGAGAGGTAATCCAAATGAACTGAACTACGTGtaactttttgtattttaccCGGGTCAGCCAGATGCTTCTATTCCAGTAAAGTCGCATATCTGATCCTGTCTCAAACTGCCACACACTGTACTCAGCTTAAAGGGgaaattttgatgttttttttctctttcttttgtaTATAAGTATTTGTTAAATGCAGTTCTGGCTCTCTGTATAGTTCAGACCGCGCTTTAGTTTGTAAGTGCTATTTTTCTCAGAGGGACTTGGGTTCTTTTTAGTTTGTGTGGGGATATATGGAAAGATTTAAGTTtgagaaccttttttttcctttttctgcaTGCTGCATCTTATGCTGTGGGACTGTTGGAAACTTGATACtgtatgaaaattaaataaaatttaaataaactttgaaatgTTGAAAGTACTATATTTCCTCTTTAGGATGTTATTGACTGGATGCATCGTCATAAGAAACTTGATTTGTCTGGCGGCAGcattcagtcatttttaattaatgaaaACACTGATTCCAGAATAACTGGGACATTgtccaaaatgtaaataaaacatgatgcgATTATTTGCTAAGCATTTTAGACATATATTCAATCCAAACCTGTACAAAGACAACATGTGTAAtgtttaacttttaatttttgtaaatatatgctCTACTgctttacacagcatcccaacttctttggtAATATGGTTGTTGTTCCTGGTCAACCTGACATTTTATACACTTTAGTGACAAATAATACTCATGTTTAAGTGGGggttgaaattatttatttacacaaatGTATATGTGAACTGTCTTACTGCACGCATTATGATTTTGCCTCATGTTTGGGTCAACTGATCCAAAAATGTGTGGACTTAATGCGTCACAGAGAAACCTGAGGTGTCAACAGTCACAGATCAACATGGGAACTCTAGCAGCTGACGGGGGGGAAGGATAAATACACACAGCAGCCAATAGGACTTCAGAATCTCTCGGCAGTCCGGCTAGCAACAACCCTGATGTTGCCGTAGACCTTTGAAGGTGGACTTCCTGTCAGGGCGAAAGGGATTTAAAGGTCATTACTCATCACTACATGTGGATTCATGAGTTCAGttccaaaaaaaacatcaacttcTGTTACACTGCATTAATCCATATCAAAACAACAATCTCTCTTACCTAAGATTAAGTTACATATTGCTGTCCGGGCCATCTTTATATTCTGGAAAGACCCTAATATGTGAACTTTTCTGTTGAGAGACAGATGGAggagtgttaaaaatgttttcgtAAAggcaaacaacaaaagacattcCTGTAGGGTTTGTATACTGAAACTTATTTGAAAGAAACATTTCTTTGAGGTAAGATTTCATGATTCCCATGCTGGTAAATATGTCACAATGGTATGTTTTTTTCGCCTGATATAAGACAGAATTGTCAACTCGTTGCAATATGTTTCCATCTTGCCTGCAGTCTGATTTCTGTGAGGGAGGGCGACTTCATTTTCTCTAACTAATCACTAGAGTCCAACATATCCACCTGAATCTAATGTTATTTCCGTTATTACATGTGTAGCCATGGTAACATactgtgtttgctgtgtttttaagACTACAATGTCGGGAGACACTGATAAAATACGACAGCTGCGTCTAACCTGTGCGTACAGTCTGTCTATAGTGGTCGCAATTGTTGCCATTACTCTTCCTTGGTTCCTGCACACAGCTTGAAAGCAGCATTAGTAACGCCCATAGTGTTGACTTTGTTAATCGTTAGTCGCCCCATGGAGCTCACTGGATTGattggtgttgtttttttaaatcgtgaAACCCGTCATGAAGCCAGACAAATCAGTGAACTCGGTGGAGTGAGTGGATTCAAAGTATACATCTGCGttttacaacaaaacacaaaacctgTTAAAACCAAAAATAGTTAGGTCAATATTAAACGGTCTTGCACTGTACAAGTAAAAAGAACATGAATCAGTGCAGTTTAGGGCCAGTAAATTGGTCTGTTGTACTGAAATGTGAAAACAGTACAAGCTCATAAATAAGTATAGATATGTTGCTGACTTTGTCATTTGGAAATgatttaattttacagtaattataaaaaataaactatacagcaccttttaaaacataattacaACATGATTTAAATGGTTGAAACATTCTggaatgacattttttaaaaatcagacaATTAGagtaaaagtgaaaatataataccaaaagtaatttaaaaaagaaggaaataacactaaaaacataaaacatgtttgaaataaaatgatgtgcttgcataaacaaattaaatttttttaagaTATGTTTGAGAAGTGAATTAAAAAGATGACACTGATTCTGCAAGTCTGAGATCCTTGGTAGGATTTTAAAGGCTGAAATAACCGATTTAAAAATAAGCCAACAGTATGATAGTCACGCTAATAAAATAGTAACAGCAACATTGTCATTTTGCAGCAATGACTCAGAAGGGGTAGGCCTACTCACGTCTCTGCAAGCACAATGCGAGTCTTTGTGACATTTTCAATGGTGAACTTGGTTTTTCCTCCCTTCCCTGCTATTCTCCCGATGGCTCTGGATAAATGGTCTCCCTTCAGAGGTTTCACTGCCAAGACACGCACCatgagaaaatattttaatacaCAACAAGAGGACACAGCAGGAAAAGGAAAAGTGCTCAGTGCAAACAAGCATCAGTGCCATCTTACCGTCTGTGACATCAAAGGTTTCTAGGAAAAGCTCATCTAATCTGATGAGAGCTAGAGCATCCTGGGAGGAGAGAGTTCATGTGTTAG
Encoded here:
- the LOC131993130 gene encoding calcineurin subunit B type 1, which encodes MGNEASFPLEMCSHFDADEIKRLGKRFKKLDLDNSGSLSVEEFMSLPELQQNPLVQRVIDIFDTDGNGEVDFKEFIEGVSQFSVKGDKEQKLRFAFRIYDMDKDGYISNGELFQVLKMMVGNNLKDTQLQQIVDKTIINADKDGDGRISFEEFCAVVGGLDIHKKMVVDV